The Setaria viridis chromosome 6, Setaria_viridis_v4.0, whole genome shotgun sequence genome contains a region encoding:
- the LOC117860682 gene encoding protein SMAX1-like has translation MRADLSTIQQTLMPEAAAALARAIDEAARRRHGQTTPLHVAAALLAAPAGLLRQACARAAAAAAGAGPGAAGGGGAGAHPLQCRALELCFSVALDRLPAAASAAAAAAQGAGPPVSNALVAALKRAQAQQRRGCPEAAQQPLLAVKVELEQLVLSILDDPSVSRVMREASFSSSAVKSTIEQSLSSPSPAAPSAAAVSAPTVAAATPLSPSPSPLPRLGVPNAYINPRLAAAGGGGGDDARKVLDVMLKPARRNPVLVGDAGPDAVLKEAVRRIPTAGSPVLAGAKVLPLEGELAKLADDKAALAARIGNLAAVVERLVADHGAVVLDLGDLKWLVDGPAAAASDGGKAVVSEMARLLRRFGAGKVWAVGTAACATYLRCKVYHPTMEAEWDLQAVPIARGAPLAGAALRPVGTGLLGNSVGMLSPTLRPVPVTPTAPRWPPGAGTDQPLMARPAMCLLCKGSYDRELAKLAAERKEKPASRPEAAKPGLPHWLQPSSDQTQTKEQELKWKETAQELEKKWRETCARTHGTRAGAPALSMPLAAFGPRPPIEPKLQLARGAIPTLKMNTNWEKAEGTPTSELRKSPPGSPVKTDLVLGPLDPGATVDKDQKENYTEGLTAMQKAKISGISDIESFKRLLKGLTEKVSWQSDAASAIAAVVIQCRSGSGKRRKIGTRGDMWLLFVGPDQAGKRKMVNALSELMVNTQPVVVNFGGDSRLAKDGNRLNAGFWGKTSLDRITEAVRQNPFSVIVLEGIDQVDAVVRGKIKRAMETGRLPDSRGREVSLGNVIFVLTTNWLPEELKGPKFETLLQDEGRMFEVANSNWQLELSIGDKQVKHRADWLCDDARPAKLAKELSGGHGLSLDLNLAVGALDDTESSRNSSDLSVEQEQEKGHLSVKCITPAPDSDLLNLVDDAIVFRPVDFGPFRKNVTDCMGAKFESLIGSSNSFRIDEDAIDRMAGSVWLTDEKLEDWAEKVLMPSIERLWRNMKHHNGRAVVRLAAVADKALPRWGGGREGLPATVPIAIDGM, from the exons atgagggcgGATCTCAGCACCATCCAGCAGACGCTTATgccagaggcggcggcggcgctggcgcgggcCATCGACGAGGCCGCGCGACGGAGGCACGGCCAGACCACGCCgctccacgtcgccgccgcgctcctcgccgcgccggcggggcTGCTGCGACAGgcctgcgcccgcgccgccgccgccgctgcgggggccggccctggcgccgccggtggcggtggcgccggcgcgcaCCCGCTGCAGTGCCGCGCGCTCGAGCTCTGCTTCTCGGTGGCGCTCGACAGGCTGCCGGCCGCGGcatcggcggccgccgcggcggcgcagggggcGGGGCCGCCGGTGTCCAACGCGCTCGTCGCGGCGCTCAAgcgcgcgcaggcgcagcagcgGCGGGGGTGCCCCGAGGCGGCGCAGCAGCCGCTGCTCGCCGTCAAGGTCGAGCTCGAGCAGCTCGTGCTATCCATCCTCGACGACCCCTCCGTCAGCCGCGTCATGCGCGaggcatccttctcctcctccgccgtcaaGTCCACCATCGAGCAGTCGctctcctcgccctcgccggcggcgccctccgCAGCCGCGGTCTCCGCCCCGACGGTCGCCGCAGCCACGCCCCTCTCCCCGTCCCCCTCTCCGCTCCCTCGCCTCGGCGTTCCCAACGCCTACATCAACCCACGCCTggcagccgccggcggcggtggcggggacgACGCGCGCAAGGTGCTCGACGTCATGCTCAAGCCGGCGCGCCGGAACCCAGTGCTCGTGGGCGACGCCGGGCCGGACGCGGTGCTGAAGGAGGCGGTCAGGAGGATCCCGACGGCAGGGTCCCCTGTCCTCGCCGGAGCCAAGGTCCTGCCGCTCGAGGGGGAGCTCGCCAAGCTCGCCGACGACAAGGCAGCCTTGGCGGCGAGGATCGGAAACCTGGCCGCGGTGGTTGAGAGGCTCGTCGCGGACCACGGCGCCGTGGTTCTTGATCTTGGAGACCTTAAGTGGCTGGTGGACGGGCCGGCAGCTGCGGCGTCGGATGGGGGCAAGGCGGTGGTGTCAGAGATGGCACGGTTGCTGAGGCGGTTCGGGGCCGGCAAGGTCTGGGCCGTCGGTACAGCTGCGTGCGCCACCTACCTCCGCTGCAAGGTCTACCACCCAACCATGGAGGCCGAGTGGGACCTCCAGGCCGTGCCCATCGCCCGCGGGGCACCGCTCGCTGGTGCTGCTCTCAG GCCTGTAGGCACTGGACTTCTCGGCAACTCGGTGGGGATGTTATCGCCTACCCTTCGGCCTGTGCCGGTGACACCAACGGCGCCCCGATGGCCACCAGGGGCAGGGACTGACCAGCCTCTCATGGCTAGGCCGGCCATGTGCCTACTTTGCAAGGGTAGCTACGATCGTGAGCTTGCCAAGCTTGCAGCGGAGCGGAAGGAGAAGCCGGCATCGCGCCCTGAGGCTGCTAAGCCCGGTTTGCCACACTGGCTGCAGCCAAGCAGTGATCAGACACAG ACCAAGGAGCAAGAGTTGAAATGGAAGGAGACTGCCCAAGAGCTTGAGAAGAAATGGCGTGAGACTTGCGCCCGTACCCACGGCACCCGTGCTGGAGCACCAGCTCTCTCCATGCCGTTGGCTGCCTTCGGCCCACGCCCGCCCATTGAGCCCAAACTACAACTTGCCAGGGGTGCCATTCCCACCCTTAAAATGAACACCAATTGGGAGAAGGCAGAGGGTACCCCTACGTCCGAGCTTCGTAAGAGTCCGCCAGGCAGCCCAGTGAAGACCGACCTTGTGCTTGGTCCCTTGGACCCGGGTGCTACTGTGGATAAAGACCAGAAGGAAAATTACACAGAGGGACTAACTGCCATGCAAAAGGCTAAGATATCTGGAATTTCTGACATCGAGTCCTTCAAGAGGCTCCTCAAGGGGCTTACGGAGAAGGTCAGCTGGCAATCAGATGCTGCTTCAGCAATCGCTGCTGTTGTAATACAATGCAGATCTGGCAGTGGGAAGCGGCGAAAAATCGGGACAAGGGGTGACATGTGGCTCCTGTTTGTTGGTCCTGACCAAGCAGGCAAGAGGAAGATGGTGAATGCATTGTCTGAGCTGATGGTAAACACGCAACCAGTGGTTGTAAACTTTGGTGGCGATTCCCGGCTGGCCAAGGATGGTAATAGACTCAATGCAGGTTTCTGGGGGAAAACCTCACTTGACCGGATCACTGAGGCAGTTCGGCAAAATCCATTCTCAGTTATTGTTCTTGAGGGTATTGATCAAGTGGATGCTGTTGTGCGAGGAAAGATCAAGCGAGCAATGGAAACTGGTCGTCTGCCAGACTCCCGGGGCCGTGAGGTAAGCCTTGGCAACGTCATCTTTGTTCTCACCACAAATTGGTTACCCGAGGAACTCAAGGGACCAAAATTCGAAACATTGCTCCAAGATGAAGGAAGGATGTTCGAGGTAGCAAACTCTAATTGGCAGCTTGAGCTCTCTATTGGGGACAAGCAGGTCAAGCACCGAGCAGATTGGTTGTGTGATGATGCTCGCCCAGCGAAGTTAGCCAAAGAATTATCCGGTGGGCATGGTCTATCTCTTGACCTTAATTTAGCTGTTGGGGCATTGGATGACACTGAGAGCTCACGGAATTCCAGCGATCTCTCTGTTGAACAAGAACAGGAGAAAGGGCACCTTTCAGTCAAGTGTATAACACCAGCCCCTGACTCTGATCTATTGAATCTCGTTGACGATGCCATCGTGTTCCGGCCAGTTGACTTTGGACCATTTAGGAAGAATGTCACAGATTGCATGGGGGCGAAGTTTGAATCACTCATTGGGAGCAGCAACTCATTCAGAATCGATGAAGATGCCATTGACCGGATGGCTGGTAGCGTCTGGCTCACTGACGAGAAGCTAGAGGACTGGGCTGAGAAAGTGCTCATGCCCAGTATAGAACGATTGTGGCGCAACATGAAGCATCACAATGGCCGTGCTGTTGTCCGTCTTGCAGCAGTCGCAGACAAGGCATTGCCAAGGTGGGGAGGGGGGCGAGAAGGGCTACCAGCAACGGTACCGATCGCCATTGATGGCATGTAG
- the LOC117860971 gene encoding thioredoxin domain-containing protein 9 homolog isoform X1: MDEVVSQILEKQVLTAAKAVEDKLDEEISALDRLDPDDIEALRERRIQQMRRAAERRAKWRAQGHGEYAEVPEKEFFSAAKASERLVCHFYRDNWPCKVLDKHLSILAKQHVETRFIKVHAEKAPFLTEKLKIVVLPTLAIVKNAKVEDYVVGFDELGGKDDFSTEDLEERLAKSQVIFLDGEGSAFVSKQAAAASKRSVRQSGTGDSSDSE, encoded by the exons ATGGACGAAGTCGTCAGCcag ATCCTGGAGAAGCAGGTGCTGACGGCCGCGAAGGCCGTGGAGGACAAGCTCGACGAGGAGATCTCCGCGCTCGACCGCCTCGACCCCGACGACATCGAGGCCCTGCGGGAGCGCCGGATCCAGCAgatgcgccgcgccgccgagcgccGCGCCAAGTGGCGCGCGCAGGGGCACGGGGAGTACGCCGAGGTCCCCGAGAAGGAGTTCTTCTCCGCCGCCAAGGCCAGCGAGCGCCTCGTATGCCACTTCTACCGCGACAACTGGCCATGCAAG GTTTTGGACAAACATTTGTCAATTCTTGCGAAACAGCATGTAGAGACACGGTTTATTAAGGTTCATGCTGAGAAGGCTCCATTCCTGACGGAGAAGCTCAAGATCGTCGTCCTTCCAACCCTTGCTATAGTAAAGAATGCCAAGGTTGAGGATTATGTG GTTGGCTTCGATGAGCTTGGTGGCAAAGATGACTTCAGCACTGAGGATCTGGAGGAACGCCTCGCGAAATCCCAAGTGATCTTCCtcgatggagaagggtctgcgTTTGTGTCGAAGcaggccgccgctgcctccaaaCGAAGTGTCCGGCAATCAGGCACTGGCGACTCATCAGACTCCGAATAG
- the LOC117860971 gene encoding uncharacterized protein isoform X2, whose translation MDEVVSQILEKQVLTAAKAVEDKLDEEISALDRLDPDDIEALRERRIQQMRRAAERRAKWRAQGHGEYAEVPEKEFFSAAKASERLVCHFYRDNWPCKDHSYAQLNPAQWEQSVTVKEWWMHMGALAGVPKKGLHSLLLLVSWQLWLERNARTFQRKERPAHVLMLQIKEEDRAWEMAGAKHLAGLLGEI comes from the exons ATGGACGAAGTCGTCAGCcag ATCCTGGAGAAGCAGGTGCTGACGGCCGCGAAGGCCGTGGAGGACAAGCTCGACGAGGAGATCTCCGCGCTCGACCGCCTCGACCCCGACGACATCGAGGCCCTGCGGGAGCGCCGGATCCAGCAgatgcgccgcgccgccgagcgccGCGCCAAGTGGCGCGCGCAGGGGCACGGGGAGTACGCCGAGGTCCCCGAGAAGGAGTTCTTCTCCGCCGCCAAGGCCAGCGAGCGCCTCGTATGCCACTTCTACCGCGACAACTGGCCATGCAAG GACCATAGTTATGCCCAGTTAAACCCGGCACAGTGGGAGCAATCGGTGACTGTAAAGGAATGGTGGATGCACATGGGCGCCCTGGCGGGGGTCCCCAAGAAAGGACTCCACTCCCTACTATTGCTCGTCTCTTGGCAGTTGTGGCTAGAGAGAAACGCTAGAACCTTCCAAAGAAAAGAACGCCCGGCTCATGTTTTAATGCTACAGATCAAAGAAGAGGATCGTGCTTGGGAGATGGCCGGCGCGAAGCACCTGGCCGGCCTGTTGGGAGAGATTTAG
- the LOC140223049 gene encoding ATP synthase subunit epsilon, mitochondrial, which produces MSATTAAVPFWRAAGMTYIGYSNICAALVRNCLKEPFKSEAASREKVHFSVAKWADGKQEKPTVRTDSDQ; this is translated from the exons AtgtcggcgacgacggcggcggtgccctTCTGGCGCGCGGCTGGGATGACCTACATCGGCTACTCCAACATCTGCGCCGCGCTGGTGCGCAACTGCCTCAAGGAGCCCTTCAAGTCCGAGGCCGCCTCCCGCGAGAAGGTCCACTTCTCCGTCGCCAAGTGGGCGGACGGCAAGCAGGAGAAGCCCA CTGTCCGCACAGATTCTGATCAATAA